Proteins encoded within one genomic window of Petrotoga sp. 9PWA.NaAc.5.4:
- the atpC gene encoding ATP synthase F1 subunit epsilon, with translation MILIFKLKIVTPEGTRFEDEVEYVELATKEGYMGSLTNRLPFVGMLRIAPLTIKIGNRNEVFAVHGGIVEMNGVEMIVVTTAAEKAEDIDIEAAKRAIERAQEELKASEDNFKKIKLQTRIEKNLLRMNVSKNR, from the coding sequence GTGATTCTAATATTTAAACTTAAAATAGTTACCCCGGAAGGAACAAGGTTCGAAGATGAAGTTGAATATGTAGAACTCGCTACAAAAGAAGGATATATGGGTAGTTTAACCAATAGGCTTCCTTTTGTAGGAATGTTGAGAATTGCTCCATTAACTATAAAAATAGGCAATCGGAACGAAGTTTTTGCGGTTCATGGGGGTATAGTAGAGATGAACGGTGTAGAAATGATCGTTGTTACTACTGCTGCCGAAAAAGCTGAAGACATAGATATTGAAGCTGCTAAAAGAGCTATAGAAAGAGCTCAAGAAGAGCTCAAAGCAAGTGAAGATAACTTTAAAAAGATAAAATTACAAACAAGGATAGAAAAGAATTTGCTCCGAATGAATGTCTCAAAAAATAGATAA
- the atpD gene encoding F0F1 ATP synthase subunit beta, with amino-acid sequence MQEKTGTIVSIIGPVVDVRFSAGELPNIFDALKARNIYTNEEIVLEVEQLIGDDTARCVAMDSTDGLKRGQEVINMGSPIKVPVGQDTLGRMFNLLGNPIDEKGEVKGEDYWPIHKAPPPLKDQDTRIEILETGIKCIDLLAPFPRGGKIGFFGGAGVGKTVLVMELIRNIAKEHQGISVFAGVGERTREGNDLWLEMKETGVIDSTVLVFGQMNEPPGARFRVPLTALTISEYFRDIQKKDVLLFIDNIFRFVQAGSEVSALLGRMPSAVGYQPTLATEMGQLQERITSTKDGSITSVQAIYVPADDFTDPAPATTFAHLDANINLSRKQSELGLYPAVDPLDSTSKMLDPNIVGEEHYLVARQVKEVLQRYEDLQDIIAILGIEELSEEDRKVVNRARRIQRFLTQPFFVAERFTNYSGKYVNVEDTIKGFKEILEGKYDDLPENAFYMVGTIEEAVEKAKKL; translated from the coding sequence ATGCAAGAAAAAACAGGAACGATAGTTAGCATAATTGGCCCTGTAGTGGATGTAAGGTTTTCTGCTGGGGAATTACCTAACATTTTCGATGCTTTAAAAGCGAGAAATATTTATACTAACGAAGAAATTGTTTTAGAAGTTGAACAATTAATAGGTGATGATACAGCAAGATGTGTTGCTATGGATTCTACTGATGGATTAAAACGTGGACAAGAGGTTATAAATATGGGTAGTCCAATAAAAGTTCCAGTAGGCCAAGATACATTGGGAAGGATGTTTAATTTATTAGGTAATCCTATAGATGAAAAGGGAGAAGTGAAAGGTGAAGATTATTGGCCCATACATAAAGCTCCTCCTCCTTTAAAAGATCAGGATACACGAATAGAGATTTTAGAAACCGGCATAAAATGTATAGATCTTTTAGCCCCTTTTCCACGGGGAGGTAAAATAGGATTTTTTGGTGGAGCTGGAGTTGGAAAAACAGTTTTGGTTATGGAATTGATAAGGAATATAGCTAAGGAACATCAAGGTATCTCAGTGTTTGCAGGTGTTGGAGAAAGGACAAGAGAAGGTAACGACCTTTGGCTTGAGATGAAAGAGACAGGAGTTATAGATAGTACAGTGTTAGTGTTTGGACAAATGAATGAACCACCGGGAGCAAGGTTTAGAGTTCCTTTAACTGCCCTTACTATTTCTGAATATTTTAGAGATATACAAAAAAAAGATGTTCTGTTGTTTATTGATAATATTTTTAGATTTGTACAAGCTGGTTCGGAAGTTTCCGCATTGCTTGGAAGAATGCCTTCTGCAGTGGGTTATCAGCCTACCTTGGCTACGGAAATGGGGCAATTACAAGAAAGAATTACTTCGACTAAAGATGGATCTATAACTTCTGTTCAGGCTATATATGTTCCTGCAGATGATTTCACTGATCCTGCGCCAGCTACAACTTTTGCTCACTTAGATGCAAATATTAACCTTTCAAGAAAGCAATCTGAGTTAGGGCTTTATCCCGCAGTTGATCCTTTGGATTCAACTTCGAAAATGTTAGATCCAAATATTGTGGGAGAGGAACATTATTTGGTTGCAAGACAAGTTAAAGAGGTATTACAAAGATATGAGGATCTTCAAGATATTATAGCTATACTGGGTATAGAAGAGCTTTCTGAAGAAGATAGAAAAGTTGTTAATAGGGCTCGAAGGATTCAAAGGTTTTTAACTCAACCTTTTTTTGTTGCTGAGCGGTTCACTAATTATTCTGGTAAATATGTAAACGTTGAAGATACAATAAAAGGTTTTAAAGAAATTCTTGAAGGAAAATACGATGATTTACCAGAAAATGCTTTTTATATGGTTGGTACTATAGAAGAAGCAGTAGAAAAAGCTAAAAAGTTGTAA
- the atpG gene encoding ATP synthase F1 subunit gamma, whose amino-acid sequence MSRGNLRSIKRRIASTESTMQITRAMQMVATARLNKIQKQWDTVKNYAYYSEKILEKVPVNEDSFYTQDGEGTLVLLITPEMGLAGSFPGDLTREALSLKSKLTDFKGYFVIGTKGYSALKNEKIFLNRTNIYDIPKIDHAEYLVEDMFEIMRENNIKRVKVVYGKLRNALVQLPQVFDLLPIKGKNEKLDARYEYEPMEEEVFEQAAYFYVLSKIYLFLFETKLSEFHARQNAMKNATDNAHDLIEELNLEYNKQRQTSITQELIEIVNGANMQ is encoded by the coding sequence ATGAGTCGAGGTAATTTAAGAAGTATAAAAAGAAGAATAGCTTCGACAGAATCAACAATGCAGATAACAAGGGCTATGCAAATGGTTGCTACTGCAAGGCTCAATAAGATACAAAAACAGTGGGATACAGTTAAAAATTATGCTTACTATTCTGAAAAGATTTTAGAAAAAGTACCAGTAAATGAAGATAGCTTTTATACTCAAGATGGAGAAGGAACTCTTGTTTTGCTTATAACTCCAGAAATGGGATTAGCAGGTTCTTTTCCAGGTGATTTGACAAGAGAAGCGTTAAGCTTAAAATCAAAATTAACAGATTTTAAAGGATATTTTGTTATTGGAACGAAAGGATATTCGGCATTGAAAAATGAAAAAATTTTTTTAAATAGGACTAACATATACGATATACCAAAAATTGATCATGCGGAATATTTGGTTGAAGATATGTTTGAAATTATGAGAGAGAATAATATAAAAAGAGTTAAGGTTGTTTATGGTAAATTAAGGAATGCATTGGTTCAGTTGCCTCAAGTTTTTGATTTACTTCCAATAAAAGGGAAAAATGAAAAGTTGGATGCAAGGTATGAATATGAACCGATGGAGGAAGAAGTTTTTGAGCAAGCGGCTTATTTTTATGTTTTGTCAAAAATTTATCTTTTCTTGTTTGAAACAAAATTGAGTGAGTTCCATGCGAGACAGAATGCTATGAAAAATGCAACTGATAATGCTCACGATTTAATAGAAGAATTGAACCTTGAATATAATAAGCAAAGGCAAACATCAATTACCCAAGAATTGATAGAGATAGTTAACGGTGCAAATATGCAATAG
- the atpA gene encoding F0F1 ATP synthase subunit alpha — protein MRVNPDELTKVIEERIKSYESGEIKEIGWVMQVSDGIVRAYGLKDVMTNELVEIEASNGTKVYGIAMNLEEDNVGIITLDDYKGIKEGDKLIRTKRIIEVPVGESLLGRVVNPLGIALDGKGEIKAKDFYPIERKAMGVITRKPVDTPVQTGIKVLDALIPIGRGQRELIIGDRQTGKTAIAVDTIINQKGKNMYCVYVAIGQKASALARTIDNLEKYGAMDYTVIVAADASDPASLQYIAPYAGAAIGEYFMFNGEDALVIYDDLSKHAAAYREVSLLLRRPPGREAYPGDIFYLHSRLLERASRLNEEHGNGSLTALPIVETQANDISAYIPTNVISITDGQIYLEPSLFNAGIRPAVNIGLSVSRVGGDAQTKAMKRVAGSLKLDLAQYRELESFTQFAADLDESTKKQLIKGEKLTELMKQPQYSPMELEEQVTIIYVATQGYLDQIPTEKIGSFEKQFISYVKENYSNTLKKIKETKDLTEEVKNELNQAASKFLKVFK, from the coding sequence TTGAGGGTTAACCCAGATGAATTGACAAAAGTAATTGAAGAACGCATAAAGAGTTATGAGAGTGGCGAAATAAAAGAAATTGGATGGGTAATGCAAGTCAGTGATGGTATAGTTAGGGCATATGGTTTAAAAGATGTTATGACAAATGAATTAGTTGAAATAGAAGCTTCTAATGGAACGAAAGTTTATGGTATCGCTATGAATTTAGAAGAAGATAATGTGGGTATAATAACTTTAGATGATTACAAAGGTATTAAAGAGGGAGACAAATTAATTAGGACAAAGCGAATTATAGAAGTGCCTGTTGGAGAAAGTTTATTAGGAAGAGTCGTAAATCCTTTGGGAATCGCTCTTGATGGTAAAGGTGAAATCAAAGCAAAAGATTTCTATCCTATAGAAAGGAAAGCAATGGGAGTTATTACAAGAAAACCTGTTGATACTCCTGTTCAAACTGGGATAAAAGTTTTAGATGCTTTAATTCCAATAGGTAGAGGTCAGAGAGAATTAATAATTGGAGATAGACAAACAGGGAAAACTGCAATTGCTGTTGATACTATTATAAATCAGAAAGGCAAAAATATGTATTGTGTATATGTGGCTATTGGTCAGAAAGCTTCTGCTTTAGCTCGAACAATCGATAATTTGGAAAAGTATGGTGCCATGGATTATACCGTTATTGTAGCAGCTGATGCATCTGATCCTGCCTCACTTCAGTATATAGCTCCTTATGCAGGAGCCGCAATTGGAGAATATTTTATGTTTAATGGAGAGGATGCATTAGTTATATATGACGACCTTTCTAAACATGCAGCGGCTTATCGTGAGGTCTCTTTACTATTGAGGAGGCCACCTGGAAGGGAAGCTTATCCAGGAGATATTTTTTATTTACATTCGAGATTGTTGGAAAGAGCTTCAAGATTAAACGAAGAACACGGAAATGGTTCTTTAACTGCATTACCAATAGTAGAAACTCAAGCTAATGATATTTCTGCATATATTCCCACCAACGTTATATCTATAACAGACGGTCAAATTTATTTAGAGCCGAGCCTTTTTAATGCTGGAATTAGGCCGGCTGTCAATATCGGATTATCAGTTTCAAGGGTTGGTGGAGATGCACAAACAAAAGCAATGAAAAGAGTTGCTGGCTCTTTGAAGTTGGATTTGGCACAATATAGAGAGTTAGAATCATTTACTCAATTTGCAGCTGATCTTGATGAGTCTACTAAAAAACAATTAATTAAAGGTGAAAAACTAACTGAATTGATGAAACAACCGCAATATTCTCCAATGGAATTAGAAGAGCAGGTAACGATAATATATGTTGCAACACAAGGTTATTTAGATCAAATACCTACTGAAAAAATAGGTAGTTTTGAGAAGCAGTTTATTTCATATGTGAAAGAAAATTATTCGAATACTTTGAAGAAAATAAAAGAAACAAAAGATTTGACTGAAGAGGTAAAAAATGAATTAAATCAAGCGGCATCGAAGTTTTTGAAAGTTTTTAAATAG
- the atpH gene encoding ATP synthase F1 subunit delta, protein MKASYYLASKYVYAFLEVLRESGEIENLDNFVEAFQKIVETVEKDESIRDIVYSPLLPYDYIVDKLLEISGLNNNIFRNFLRILVQKRRQQLIPLISSILHEESLELKKVVEVKIVLSKKISNELLKDIKNVIHNKTGRKIKLITEYNEEIIGGLQLYIGDKFFDYSVKGFLENIQSAYAPTAGGEFFEG, encoded by the coding sequence ATGAAAGCTTCTTATTATTTAGCCTCTAAATATGTGTATGCTTTTTTAGAGGTTTTAAGAGAAAGCGGGGAAATTGAAAACCTTGATAATTTTGTAGAAGCTTTTCAAAAAATTGTAGAAACTGTCGAAAAAGACGAATCAATTAGAGACATCGTTTATAGCCCTTTATTACCTTATGATTATATCGTTGATAAGCTTTTAGAAATAAGCGGGTTAAATAATAATATTTTTCGTAATTTTTTACGTATATTGGTTCAGAAGCGTAGGCAACAGTTAATCCCTCTTATTAGCAGTATTTTACACGAAGAAAGTTTGGAATTAAAAAAGGTTGTAGAAGTTAAGATTGTATTATCAAAGAAAATTTCAAATGAATTGTTGAAAGATATCAAAAACGTTATTCATAATAAAACCGGAAGAAAAATAAAGTTAATAACTGAATATAATGAAGAAATCATAGGTGGATTACAATTATACATTGGTGACAAATTTTTTGATTATTCTGTTAAAGGATTTTTGGAAAACATACAGTCTGCCTATGCACCGACTGCTGGAGGTGAATTTTTTGAGGGTTAA
- the atpF gene encoding F0F1 ATP synthase subunit B, with the protein MLSFNLTSIVNLVGFIAFMLLMYRLLYKPYFDITDKRKQEVEKNLNEAEKLRLEAQAKKEELDKQLLEIEDKRHEIIEQANEQAKLILKSTQEEAENQRKNILEKAEKEAEEIKENAVKDLQSKLIALSLSISSMILKEQIDKQKNEEIVRRAIKSLQDKGDL; encoded by the coding sequence ATGTTATCTTTTAATCTTACTTCGATAGTTAATTTAGTGGGTTTTATAGCTTTTATGCTTTTAATGTATAGGTTATTGTATAAGCCTTATTTTGATATTACGGATAAGCGTAAACAAGAAGTTGAAAAGAATTTGAATGAGGCTGAGAAACTTAGGTTAGAAGCACAGGCTAAAAAAGAAGAATTAGATAAGCAATTATTGGAAATAGAAGATAAAAGGCATGAAATTATTGAACAAGCGAATGAGCAGGCAAAATTAATTTTAAAATCTACGCAGGAAGAAGCAGAAAATCAACGTAAAAATATTTTGGAGAAAGCCGAAAAGGAAGCTGAAGAGATAAAAGAAAATGCTGTGAAAGATTTACAGTCAAAGTTAATTGCATTATCGCTTAGCATTTCTTCTATGATACTTAAAGAACAAATAGACAAACAAAAAAATGAAGAAATAGTTAGAAGAGCAATAAAAAGCCTTCAAGATAAAGGGGACTTATGA
- a CDS encoding F0F1 ATP synthase subunit C — translation MENGGYVGWGLYYLGKLLGAGIAMGIGAIGPGLGEGQVGAHAMDAMARQPELAGTIRTNMILADAIAETTGLYSLVVALILLFVLP, via the coding sequence ATTGAAAACGGTGGATATGTAGGATGGGGACTTTATTATTTAGGTAAATTGTTAGGGGCAGGAATTGCAATGGGAATAGGAGCTATTGGTCCTGGATTGGGTGAAGGTCAAGTTGGAGCTCATGCTATGGATGCTATGGCGAGGCAGCCCGAACTTGCTGGTACAATAAGAACAAATATGATTTTAGCTGATGCTATTGCTGAGACAACGGGTCTTTACTCGTTGGTCGTTGCTTTAATATTGTTGTTTGTTCTTCCATAA
- the atpB gene encoding F0F1 ATP synthase subunit A — MTTERLKNMTIFFFILYIGLGLVNLFIFEMNLEGVGQSWIVSFGKGGFFGQINPMTLIMSFSVMFILLLFARSVKFERIPGRLQAAVESFFDFFWEITEEVVPNPKYRKHTFVIATTFFLYIVVSNVLGGIPGINVVPIADGLKVQLFTDTWYPPTSDLNVNLTYAIMVLIISHFFAIRSKGIGKWFKSLLEPNPIMFPINIVSEIAKPISHSFRLYGNVVGGGMLVLIISSLIKYFVMPVFLWAIFGWFFGIIQAFVFSLLTIVYIGTMLD; from the coding sequence GTGACAACTGAGAGACTAAAAAATATGACTATCTTTTTTTTCATTCTTTATATTGGGTTAGGGTTAGTAAATTTATTTATATTCGAAATGAATTTAGAAGGTGTAGGTCAAAGTTGGATTGTTTCTTTTGGGAAAGGTGGTTTTTTTGGTCAAATAAATCCTATGACGTTGATAATGTCTTTTTCTGTGATGTTTATCCTTCTTTTATTTGCGCGAAGTGTGAAATTTGAAAGGATTCCTGGAAGGTTACAGGCAGCGGTTGAAAGTTTTTTTGATTTTTTTTGGGAAATCACAGAAGAAGTTGTTCCAAATCCAAAATATAGAAAACATACCTTTGTTATAGCTACTACGTTTTTTTTATACATAGTTGTGTCAAATGTTTTAGGGGGTATTCCTGGAATAAATGTTGTTCCTATAGCTGACGGTCTTAAAGTACAGTTGTTTACAGATACATGGTATCCTCCTACTTCTGATTTAAATGTGAACCTAACATACGCAATAATGGTTTTGATAATAAGCCATTTTTTTGCTATAAGATCAAAAGGAATTGGGAAATGGTTTAAATCGTTACTTGAACCAAATCCGATAATGTTTCCTATAAACATTGTTAGTGAAATCGCAAAGCCAATATCTCATTCTTTTAGGTTATATGGTAACGTAGTGGGAGGAGGTATGTTGGTTTTAATTATAAGTAGTTTGATAAAATATTTTGTAATGCCAGTGTTTCTTTGGGCTATTTTTGGATGGTTTTTTGGAATAATTCAAGCGTTTGTATTTTCTTTATTAACTATAGTTTATATTGGTACTATGTTGGATTAG
- a CDS encoding ATP synthase subunit I yields the protein MTELKKKLKELIIKTVIIVAIETVTLSFFFSYESLWVLWGGLGAILGFYSLAEEIKKMEVGSKVRKILPGFFLRYLLYGIILGIAAYNSLTALMLSFLGLINMKVSVYLSYK from the coding sequence ATGACAGAGCTGAAAAAGAAGCTCAAAGAGTTAATAATAAAAACAGTAATAATAGTAGCGATTGAAACTGTGACACTTTCTTTTTTCTTTTCTTATGAATCTTTGTGGGTGCTTTGGGGCGGATTAGGAGCTATTTTAGGGTTTTATTCTTTGGCAGAAGAGATTAAAAAAATGGAAGTTGGTTCAAAAGTAAGAAAGATTTTGCCGGGATTTTTTCTTAGATATCTTTTATATGGCATAATTTTGGGTATTGCAGCCTATAATTCTTTGACCGCGTTAATGTTAAGCTTTTTAGGTTTAATCAATATGAAAGTTTCTGTTTACCTTTCTTATAAATAG
- a CDS encoding AtpZ/AtpI family protein, giving the protein MKKYNFDYFRSLNLIVYFAVIVLSNIFVGFLIGYLITKFTGQQIWIVLLIFLGMISGLYSAVKELLKEAEKYDRAEKEAQRVNNKNSNNSSD; this is encoded by the coding sequence TTGAAGAAGTATAACTTTGATTATTTTCGTTCATTGAATCTGATCGTTTATTTTGCTGTAATTGTTTTGTCAAATATTTTTGTTGGTTTTTTGATAGGATATTTAATAACTAAATTTACAGGACAGCAAATATGGATAGTTTTGTTGATATTTTTAGGTATGATTTCGGGATTATATTCGGCAGTAAAAGAGCTTTTGAAAGAGGCTGAAAAATATGACAGAGCTGAAAAAGAAGCTCAAAGAGTTAATAATAAAAACAGTAATAATAGTAGCGATTGA
- a CDS encoding protease complex subunit PrcB family protein encodes MNFNQIFMIVLMTGIILGTGYFLYSSSEEKLIEEEVGKNTDEYIEKNDLIFDESQEKGEKAMNYEIVECFVRSQTPDVLIYQNNVPVTDVKKVPFIICISAGEKRTGGYVLNLNSIGIDEDNKKILIELFLKTPGKGEMVTQALTYPSIGIEINETLVEGDWEVIAKIDQKNTQSLILTKKFSYILID; translated from the coding sequence ATGAATTTTAATCAAATATTTATGATTGTTTTGATGACTGGAATTATTTTAGGGACAGGATATTTTTTGTATTCTTCATCAGAGGAAAAACTTATTGAAGAAGAAGTTGGAAAAAATACTGATGAATACATAGAAAAAAATGATCTTATATTCGATGAATCACAAGAAAAAGGAGAGAAGGCAATGAATTATGAAATTGTCGAATGTTTTGTAAGAAGTCAAACACCTGATGTATTGATTTATCAAAATAATGTACCAGTCACCGATGTAAAGAAAGTTCCTTTTATTATCTGTATAAGTGCTGGAGAAAAAAGGACAGGAGGTTATGTTTTGAATCTAAATAGTATAGGGATTGATGAAGATAATAAAAAAATACTGATAGAATTATTCTTAAAAACGCCAGGAAAAGGTGAAATGGTAACTCAGGCGCTTACATATCCTTCCATAGGAATTGAGATTAATGAAACATTGGTAGAAGGTGATTGGGAAGTAATCGCTAAAATTGATCAAAAAAATACCCAATCTTTAATATTAACGAAAAAGTTTTCTTATATTTTAATTGATTAA
- a CDS encoding S8 family serine peptidase, whose product MKKRFSIIVVLAVSLVFIISGCMNLNAISDYDNNLNDNSVSNLNNSRIYIPTFIELQGREYNDNELVVGYEEGKRDEAVKELLSKFKDEKGAKVEKEIPELNAVLIKLDTSVMDVNKAFEIIKNEKIDGIRYIEPNYTDRRLIPVIKGQDPQIQRNNSIQLNNNVTPETTDPFRSFQYALDRLEAETAWASATGEGVIVGLLDTGTDGTHPDLEGQLVQGYDPYYRRTIAPNIDSDSDGHGTHTAGIIAAKRNNDIGISGLAPDAKIMPIRIFRPSYVGDYAVADGIVWAVNNGANVLSNSWGGGGYSNILKDAFDYALMNNVVVVASAGNDTTDQFWHYPSAFTGVIGVAASNARDEVTSFSSRGEYVSVAAPGDNVISSIPVRLASSEGIEGVGGKEPYAYWAGTSMAAPYVSALAALLKEKYPDADVYQIRKMIEEGAEDIDVSGYDTASGYGRINAANSLNLDPNEYKGGILRVEAKTKKGGYYLPGVNITLENKETGKRYYGKTNNEGYELFAWIEPGEYKIIIGGPEYLYAYAPNYRMAEALSYTNKVTVEPLSEDIPTIYTQTTIYTQEFETTQFKAKLTSDLPFPGSLSVLLLDQDFYIVEAFDIRSYEKIIIDLLPYIEESGHYYLVYDYEGDIPEEKIIAKEDFEDGDLEHEFFNWESGGHAEPYIEVIDGAKVLKFGNINDNQKSWVETTFTVDTVASLSFKVKVSSENNYDWFKVYVNNVEKLRLSGEQDWMTYSVLLDSGSHTVRFAYEKDISLSVGEDTAWLDDIVIAKPFGISGEITINNNNIPVAIPINNPGFGFIDEYGGYGVPWTIF is encoded by the coding sequence ATGAAAAAGAGATTTTCAATAATAGTTGTTTTAGCTGTTTCTTTGGTTTTTATAATTTCAGGTTGTATGAACTTGAATGCAATATCTGATTATGATAATAATCTAAACGATAATTCTGTTTCAAATCTAAATAATTCAAGAATATATATTCCGACTTTTATAGAACTTCAAGGTCGCGAATATAACGATAATGAATTAGTTGTTGGTTATGAAGAAGGAAAAAGAGACGAAGCAGTAAAGGAGTTATTGTCAAAATTTAAAGATGAGAAAGGTGCGAAAGTTGAAAAAGAAATACCTGAACTTAATGCAGTACTTATAAAATTAGACACAAGTGTTATGGATGTAAATAAAGCTTTTGAGATTATTAAAAATGAAAAGATAGATGGGATAAGATACATCGAACCAAATTATACCGATAGAAGATTAATTCCTGTAATTAAAGGCCAAGATCCTCAAATTCAAAGAAACAATTCTATACAGCTCAATAACAATGTCACTCCAGAAACAACAGATCCGTTTAGAAGCTTCCAATATGCTCTTGACCGATTAGAAGCCGAAACCGCTTGGGCTTCCGCAACTGGAGAGGGAGTAATAGTTGGATTATTAGATACAGGTACAGACGGCACTCATCCTGATTTAGAAGGTCAATTAGTGCAAGGTTACGATCCTTATTATAGAAGGACAATTGCGCCCAATATAGATTCTGATTCAGACGGTCATGGAACGCATACAGCTGGAATAATAGCTGCTAAAAGAAATAATGATATAGGAATATCAGGATTAGCACCAGATGCTAAGATTATGCCTATTAGAATCTTTAGACCTAGTTATGTGGGCGACTATGCAGTCGCTGACGGAATAGTATGGGCTGTAAATAACGGAGCAAACGTCTTATCAAACAGTTGGGGTGGTGGAGGATATTCCAACATACTAAAAGATGCATTTGATTACGCTCTTATGAATAACGTAGTGGTTGTTGCATCTGCTGGTAATGATACTACTGATCAATTCTGGCATTACCCATCAGCATTTACTGGAGTAATAGGTGTTGCAGCAAGTAATGCAAGAGATGAAGTTACTTCTTTTTCTTCAAGGGGAGAATATGTCTCTGTAGCAGCTCCAGGTGACAACGTAATTTCATCTATTCCGGTAAGACTTGCTTCAAGTGAAGGAATAGAAGGAGTAGGTGGGAAAGAACCTTACGCTTATTGGGCAGGTACTTCTATGGCGGCTCCTTATGTTTCTGCTTTAGCAGCGTTATTGAAAGAAAAATATCCAGATGCAGATGTTTATCAAATAAGAAAGATGATAGAAGAAGGAGCAGAAGATATAGATGTTTCAGGTTATGATACTGCTTCAGGCTATGGAAGAATAAATGCCGCGAACTCTCTTAATCTTGACCCAAATGAATATAAGGGCGGTATTCTAAGAGTAGAAGCAAAAACTAAAAAGGGTGGCTATTATTTACCCGGCGTTAACATTACTTTAGAAAATAAAGAAACGGGTAAAAGATATTATGGCAAGACTAATAATGAAGGTTACGAATTATTTGCTTGGATAGAGCCGGGAGAATACAAAATAATTATAGGTGGCCCAGAGTATTTATATGCATATGCACCTAATTACAGAATGGCAGAAGCGCTTAGTTATACAAATAAAGTTACTGTAGAACCTCTCTCAGAAGACATACCAACAATATATACTCAAACAACAATATATACTCAAGAATTTGAAACTACCCAGTTTAAAGCAAAACTAACAAGCGACCTTCCATTCCCAGGAAGTTTATCTGTTTTATTATTAGATCAAGATTTTTATATTGTGGAAGCTTTTGATATAAGAAGTTACGAGAAAATAATTATTGATTTATTACCTTATATAGAAGAGAGCGGTCATTATTATTTAGTTTATGATTATGAAGGAGATATACCTGAAGAAAAAATAATTGCAAAGGAAGATTTCGAAGATGGTGATTTAGAACATGAGTTCTTTAACTGGGAAAGTGGCGGACATGCAGAACCCTATATAGAAGTAATTGATGGAGCTAAAGTTCTGAAATTTGGAAATATTAATGATAATCAAAAAAGTTGGGTAGAAACAACATTTACTGTTGATACTGTCGCTTCATTGTCTTTTAAGGTTAAAGTATCTTCGGAGAATAATTATGATTGGTTTAAAGTGTATGTAAATAATGTTGAAAAGTTGCGTTTAAGTGGCGAACAAGATTGGATGACTTATAGTGTTTTATTAGATAGTGGGAGCCACACCGTAAGATTTGCGTATGAAAAAGATATTAGTCTGTCTGTGGGTGAAGATACGGCGTGGTTAGATGACATTGTAATAGCTAAACCATTTGGTATAAGTGGAGAGATAACAATAAATAATAATAATATTCCAGTAGCAATTCCTATAAATAATCCTGGTTTTGGATTTATAGATGAATACGGTGGATACGGCGTTCCTTGGACAATATTTTAA